GCCGCTTCAAAGGTCTCGGCGAAATGATGCCCGCCCAGCTCAAGGAAACCACGATGGATCCGTCCAAGCGCACCCTGCTCAAGGTGCTGATCGACGAGGTGGATTTCGAAGGCACGCGCGCCGCCGTCGACGATCTGATGGGCACCAAGCCGGAAGCCCGCTTCCGCTTCATCCAGGACCGCGCGGCCTTCGCGGAAAATCTCGATATATAGCGTATACCATCGAACGCGCCGAACGGTCTGAGGACATGAGTTCGGCGCGATGCATTTTAGCATTCACGATTTCACGGAACTGACGAAGAACCGTAACAACTCCGTCAAACAACCGGCGCATGAAGCTGTCGGCGTGCCTCCCCAGGGAGCATTTGCGCCGGTCGAACGGTTTTCAAACCCCTTGCCGGATATTTGTCATGACCAAGCGTTTTCTCGCGGTTGCCGCTTTCGTTCTCCTGTCCAGCACCGTCACCGCCAGCACCACAGATATTGGGGCCACCGATATCGGCGCCACCTTCAAGACCGCCTGCCCCTTCGGCGATTGCGCCGCTGGCATCTCGCTCTCCTATCTCGGTGAATTCGTCATCCCGACCGGCCACATGGAAAACGGCGTCGAATTCGGCGGTATTTCCGGCCTCGATTTCGATGCCGCCACCGGCCATTATATTGCCATCAGCGACGACCGCTCGGAAAGAGGCCCTGCCCGCTTCTATGAACTCGACGTCGATCTCGACGCGTCGGGCCTCAAGGGCGTCTCGGTCGTCAAGCAGGTGACCTTGAAGGACAAGAACGGCGAGCCCTTCGCTGCCCGGACCGTCGATCCGGAATCGATCCGCCTCGGCAAGGACGGTATCTATTGGGGCAGCGAAGGCGACGGCAAGGCGTTGCTGGCACCCTTCGTCCGCGTCGCGTCGCCGGACGGTTCCTTCGTTCGGGAATTCAAGCTGCCGGAGGGCTTTGCGCCCACCGCGGACAAGTCGACCGGCATCCGTGACAATCTCGCCTTCGAGGATCTTGCCATCGCGCCCTCCGGCGATGTCTTCGTCGGTGTCGAAGCCGCCCTTTACCAGGATGGTCCGAAATCCTCGCTGACGTCAGGCAGCCTGTCGCGCATCGTCCGCTACGACGGCACCACCAGCGAGCCGAAGGCTGAGTATGTCTATCCCGTCTCGCCGATCCCGCAGGCCGCCACCAAGGCCGACGGCGGCAATGACAACGGCATGTCCGAGATTCTCGCCCTCGACGATCACCGCCTGCTCGCCGTCGAACGCAGCTATGCCCAGGGCTTCGGCAACAGCATCAAGATCATGATGATGGATCTGGCCGATGCCACCGATGTATCCGCTATCGCTTCGCTCGCCAAAAACGACCAGCGCGTCGCCCCCGTCCGCAAAAGCCAGTTCCTCGATTTGAGGGCGATCGGCATCGTTCCCGACAATATCGAGGCCATGTCGCTCGGCAACGCCAAGGACGGCACCGATGTTCTCATTCTCGGCTCCGACAATAATTTCTCGGCCAGCCAGAAGACGCAATTCTATGCCTTCAAGGTTCTCAGCCGTCCGCAGCAGTAAGACGTCCGGATCTGAGCGTCGAATAGGCACGCTTTGTATACGCTTTCACGGTGCCGACCTTGAAACCGTCGGGATCATGGCCCATAACCAGAGTACAAGAAAAAGAAGAGGCGCGCGTGGGTGTGTTCGACCGTCAGAAAAGCAATCATGAACCGCGATGGCTCGGATCGTCGGCGCAGACGCGCACGCCGCTGATTCCCTCCATTTCGGCGGCGCGCTGGCTGCTGGTCCTGGTCGTCGCTGCCGGCGTCTATTTCTTCTACGGCTTCCTCGTGCCGGTGCTCGCAGCCCTCGTCATCGGCTTTGCCAGCTGGCCGCTCTACCGCAAGCTTCTTGCCCGCGTCGGCGGCAATACGACGATCGCCGCGACCATCGCCATCATCCTGATCATCACCTTCCTGGTCATCCCGATCGGGCTTGCGGTGACCTATACGACGGGCGAAGTGCGCACCTGGGTCGCTTGGGCAATCCACGCCAACCGCGCCGGCGCCCCCACGCCCAACTGGATCGTCGCGCTGCCTTGGGCCGGCGCCTATCTCGATGAAGTCTGGACAAAATATATCGGCAGTCCCGGCGCGCTCGGCGAGGTCATCCAGGCGGTCAGCGGCGCCAATATCGGCAACATCTACCGTGCCGTGCTGGCGGCCGGCGGCGGCGCCTTCCACCTGCTGCTGACGCTGCTCTTCATGCTGATCGCGCTGTTCTTCGTCTATCGCGACGGCTTCTCCTTCTCCAAGCAGATCGACATGCTGGGCGAGCGCATCCTGCCGAACCGCTGGGAGCGTATTTCCCGCGTCGTGCCGGCGACGATCAGCTCCACCGTCATGGGCATGACGCTGATCGCGATCGGCGAAGGCATCGTGCTCGGCCTTGCCTACTGGATTGCCGGCGTGCCCTCGCCGGTGACGCTCGGCGTGCTGACGGGCGTGATGGCGCTGATACCTGGCGGTGCGCCGCTCTCCTTCACGCTGGTCTCCGTCTATCTGCTGGCGAGCGGCTCGCATGTCGCCGGCATCAGTCTCTTCGTCTGGGGGACGGTCGAGCTCTTCATCGTCGACAAGACGCTGCGGCCGAAGCTCGTCGGCGGTCCGATCAAGCTGCCCTTCCTGCCGACCTTCTTCGGCCTCGTCGGCGGCGTCAAGACGATGGGTTTCCTCGGCCTCTTCATCGGCCCGGTGCTGATGGCGCTGATCGTCGCCATCTGGCGCGAATGGATCCACGAGGCCCGCAACGCCGACAAGAGCGAGGCCGGTCCGCAGATCATCATCGACGAACAGGCCCCGCCGCCGGTCCCCGGTTCGCCGAAAACCATGCCGCGCGTCGCCGAAGGCTGAACATACCTTTGCAGACTGGCTACCCCAGCCGCTTTTCCATGAACAGGCTGAGCGGATCCGGCAGATAGCTGCCGAAAGGCTCGATGTCTCGATATCCATATTTGCGGTAGAGCGCGATCGCCTCGGGCTGGTAGATGCCGGTTTCGAGCCGGATCGCCGTCAGACCCTTTTCTCCGGCGATCGCTTCGAGCGCATTCATCAGGCCGCTGGCGATCCTCAGCCCCCTCGCCTCGGGATCGACGAACATGCGCTTGATCTCCGCCGTGCCGTCCCCGGCCTCGACCAGCGCGCAGCAGCCGACGATCGCATCGCCATTGCGCGCGACCAGAAAGCTCACCGAAGGCTTTTCCAGCACGGAAAGGTCGACCAGATGGTTGCTCTCCGCAGGATAGAGCGATTGCGCATAGGCATCGGAAAGATCGAGAAGCCGGATGATGCCCTCCTGGCGTGGTGGTTCAAGGGTAATGGTGACGGACATGTTGGCTCCCTCTGCCGGCGCGGGACAAATTTTCCCCGATATGGCGAAGAGTTAATGCCCTTGCCTTCATTCGGTTGGAATTGCGCCCTCTAAGACGATGATGTGCTCAATAATCAAGGAAGCAGAATATGCAAGCGGTGCTGATCGCGATGACCATTCTCGGCTGCGACGATTCCATCAGCCAGTGCAATTATGTCGCGACCGTCGATAAACGCTGGGAAACCATTGCCGCCTGCGATGCCGAAGCCGAACGACGGCTGAAGACCTATGTGAATGCCAACTATCCCTCGGTGATCGCGGTGTGCGAGGCGCCGAAAGCCGTCGCCGCCGCCGAGCCGCCGAAACCGGCGCCCGTGCCAGCCGCCGCGTCCGAGGTGGCTGTCGCAGCGCCCCAACCCGCAGGAAGGATCGCCGGTTTTGCTGAAGGCATCGCCGGGCAGGTCCGCGCCCATCTGCCCTCGGGCAGAAACGTCAAGGACACACTGACCAAACCCGTGCACTTCGTCTCCGCCAGCTATTCCTGGGTGGTGACGCGGCTGGCTGATTAGGCGGCCGCAAGCGCCGCGTAGACGCGGGCCGATTGTCGCTGCTCGTTAACGTGCAGCTTTTCCACCATGTCGAGCAACTCGCCGATCGCGCCATGCGCGTCGTGATGGCGGAATTTTTCGAGAAGACGGCCGCAGACATTGCCGAGCACGCTGCCCGGTGCTTTTCTGGCGGCGTCGCGCCACAGCATCGTCGCCTCGACGAAGATCACGCTGATATCCCTCGGCAGGCCGGCGGACTCATAGAGCGCGCGCACCGCATGCATCCGCCCGGTTGCCAGGATCGAACGCACCCGGCGCTCGCTGCACGCGGTCAGATCGACGATCGCGCCGGCGAAGAAATCCACCTTGCCGGCGCAGAGCGCATGCATCAGGAAGGATGGCGTCAGGCGGCCGTTGAGGCGCAGATGCTGGACGAGATCGGGTATTTCGCGCGGGGCGATATCGCCGGCGATCGAGACGATGGCAGCCTCGGTCGCCTCGCGGCTGATGCGCTGAAGCCGCTGGAGGCCGATCGCCGCCTGCGCCAGCGGCAGCCCGATCAGCGCATTGCTGACATGCTGGGTGAGCAGCTGGCGGGCATCGGCGGGAAGATCGCTTCGGTCGAGAAGCAGGTTGCGGATATCGCAGCAGTCGCCGAGCCGTTCCGCGATGCGTTTCAACGAAAGGCTGGAAATCACAGCACCGTCATTCTCGAGCAGGCAGAGCAGTTCTTCTTCGTCGCCAACCTCAGCTAACGCGGCGGAAACCGGGCGCGTCACATGCGCTCTGGCGGCGATCAGCATGCGGGTGGCGCCGTTGCCGCGCGCGGCAAGGTCGACGAGATCGGCGTCGCTCAAAAGCGGCGAGCAGGTCACCGCATGACAGGCGACCTCGGGCTGGTCTTCGGCAAGCGAAAGAATCAAGTTGCGCGGCGCATCGGGCGACCAGGCGATCGCCTCGGCAAGAGCAAGCCGCACGCGCGGCGACGGATCGTCGAGAAGAAAGCTCATCGCCATTTCGGCCGCCGCCCGCTCGTCCACGGACATTTCGGACTGCAGATAGGCGCGCCCGAGAGCATTTGCGGCCCGGGCCCGGTCACCGGTCTTGGCCGTTTCGATCCAACGAAGGAAAGCTTCTACGATCACACGACGCCCCAGCATTTGAACGCGAATCGCGCTCCATTCAATGCTGCGACCGTAGCGGCAAAAGGTTTAGGATTGGTTCACCATGTTTCTTAAGCCTTTGGACACTTTGCCGGTTCGGCTCAGCCTTGCTGCGGCTTCGGCCGGATCATCTCGAAAACATCGCTGCCTTCGCTGTAATCCATGTAGCCCATGCGCGCCAAAGGTCGGGCGATCGACATGTCGAGACGGCCGTCCCTGACGATCGCTTCGTCGATACGGATGCCGACCACTTCGCCGAAGACGAGGACGTTTTCGGACGGTTCGCCCGACAGCGTCTTCGGCTCGATGATCTCGGTCACCCTGCATTCGAGCACCGCAAAAGCCTCGCCGACATAGGGCGCGTCGATCAGTTCGGCCGGCTTCGCCGTCAGGCCGGCGAAGTCGAATTCGCTGTCGCCATAGGGCAGCGCCGCCGAGGAGAGGTTCATCTTCTCGGCGAGATCGCGGCTGACGAAATTGCAGGTGAAGACGCCGGTCTCTGCCGCATTGCGCTGGCTGTGCTTGCGCCCGCCCGAAGAAAACATCACCAGCTTCGGCCGGTCGGCAACGGCATTGAAGAAGGAATAGGGCGCCAGATTGATCGATCCGTCCCTGCCCTTGCTGCCGATCCAGCCGATCGGGCGCGGCGACACGATCGCCTTGAAAGGATCATGCGCGAGCCCATGCCGGTTGCTGTCGGTGGTGTAGAACATCAGTCGTCTCCGCCGACCCAGGTCACGGTATCGGCAAGCTCCGGCCGTGGCCGCTCGCTCGCCGGAAATGTCGTCGAGCCGATATGGATGAAGCCCGCCACTTTTTCATCAGGCCCGACGCCGAGCAGCGGATGGGCGCGCTCATCATAGGCGAACCACTCCGTCAGCCAGTTGGCGACATAACCATTGGCGTTGGCGGCGAGGATGACGTTGAAGCAGAGCGCGCCTGCCGACATCAGTTGTTCCCATTCCGGGATCTTGATATGCGGCCCCGCCTTGCTGACGACGGCGACGACCACGGGCGCGCGAGTAAAACGGCTGCGCTCGACCTGGATCATCTCTTCGGAAAGATCGGGCTTTGTCTGAAGCGCCAGCGCCAGAAGCTCCTCGCCGAGACGCACGCGCTGCTCTCCGCGATAGACGATGAAGCGCCAGGGCGCAATCTTGCCGTGATCGGGAACACGCGAGGCAAGACGCAGGATCTCCTCGATCTCGGCCTTCTCGGGGCCTGGTTCACACATCTGGAAAGCGGGGATGGAGCGGCGCACGGCGAGGTAGTCGATCAGCTTGATATCGGATTTCATACGGGAGAAGCTCTCATTTTTATGCTGCTGCAAAGGGTGGGTCTTGAATTTGCCATCGCGTTGGTCTTGAAGTGACCTTTGCTATTTCAGAAGTCAATCGGTTCACGAAACAGATGTTTGGCATTTTGCCTCTTGCACGCATCGGCCTTGCCATTGCCCTGATGGTATTGATGCCCCTCGGCGCCGGCGCTCAGGATGCCTTCAAGGAATTCAAACAGCTTGAATCGACGCCGAAGATGCCGAAGCTCGATGCCTTCATCGCGCCCGGCACGGTGCCCGAAGGGGTCAAGCTGCGCGACGTCCCGATGGAAGCCAAGCTGACGGCGGACGGCACGCCGGTCGAGGAAGGCCTCTCCTGGTACGTCTTCAGCCCCATCGCCGGATCCGACGGCAAGCTGCCGCTGATCGCCAGCGCCAAGGGCGGCCCCGCCGCCTTCCAGCTCGCCCCCGGCGATTATTTCGTCAACGTCTCCTTCGGCCGCGCCGGGGTCACGAAGAAACTGACCGTGCCCGTAGAAGGCGAGGTCGACAAGCAGGTGATGGTGCTCGATGCCGGCGGCCTGCTGCTCAATGCCGTCTCCGGCGCCGATGCCCGCATTCGCCCCGACCAGTTGAGCTTCTCGATCTATTCCTCGGAAGTGCGCGACGATGGCGAGCGCGGCCTCGTCGTGGCCGATGTTTCGCCGAATACCGTTGTCCGTCTCAATGCCGGCACCTACCACATCGTTTCCGAATATGGCAACGTCAACGCCGTGATCCGCGCCGACATCCAGGTCGAGGCCGGCAAGCTGACCGAGGCGACGATCCAGCATCGCGCCGCGCAGATCACCTTCAAGCTGGTCTCCGACGCCGGCGGCGAGGCGATCGCCGATACGGCATGGTCGATCCTGACGGCGGCCGGCGACAGCGTCGGCGAAAGTGTCAGCGCCTTTCCGACCATGGTTCTCGCCGAAGGCGGATATTCCGCCGTCGCCCGCAACAAGGACAAGATCTACCAGCGCGATTTCACCGTCGTCGCCGGCAGGAACACCGATGTCGAGGTCCTGATGAAGGACCAGCAGCCGCAGCCGCCGGTCAGCGCGGCCCGCACGGTGCAGCAGGTACCGGTCGGCACGCCACCGCCGCCGGGCGTCCAGCCGGCTCCGGTGGAACCGCTGCCCTCCTACGAACAGCTCGTGCCGCAGGGCGGCGACGACACCAGCCTCGATTGACTTTTACCGCGAGCGGCTTCAGCTCGAGACGACGTCGGCGCCACTGAGAAGACGGTCATGGCCAGAAGCCTCCGACCGTGCAGCTCAGCAATGCTCAGGCGCAGATTCCATCATTGGCACAGAATATTTTCTGAAACTCACCCGGGACGACACGTTCCGATCATGGTGATAGATCAGCTTCCGACAGCGCCGAAGCCCAGCGCTGTCGGTTCCCGGCCGCTTTCAGGCCGCCTTGGCTTTCTTTGCCTCGGCCTTACGACGAATGTCGGGCGGTGTCGCTTCGAGGGTAAGGCTCTCGACGGCGGCGTCGAGCCCCATCGAAACCTGGTCCTGGCTGCCGAGGCGCCGGATGTTGACCGTGCGCTCCTCGGCCTCCTTCCTGCCGCAGACGATGATGACAGGAACCTTGGTGACCGAATGCTCGCGGATCTTGTAGTTGATCTTCTCGTTGCGGAAGTCGGTCTCGACGTTGAGGCCGGCCTCGCGCAGCGCCTCGGCCACCTCAAGCCCGTAGGCGTCGGCTTCCGAGGTGATCGTTGCGACCACCACCTGCAGCGGCGATACCCAGAGCGGCATGTGGCCGGCGAAGTTCTCGATCAGGATGCCGAGAAAGCGCTCCATCGAGCCGCAGATGGCGCGATGGATCATCACCGGCTGCGTCTTTTCCGAGTTGCTGTCGATGTAGAAGGCGCCGAACCGTTCCGGCAGGTTGAAGTCGACCTGCGTCGTCCCGCACTGCCATTCGCGGCCGATCGCATCCTTCAGTGTATATTCGAACTTCGGACCGTAGAAGGCGCCCTCGCCCGGCACGATGCCGGTCTTGATATTGTTGGACTGCTGCTGGATCGTCTCCAGCACTCCCATCATCACGCTTTCGGCGCGGTCCCACAGCTCGTCCGAACCGACGCGCTTTTCCGGCCGGGTCGAGAGCTTGATCGTGACTTCATCGAAGCCGAAATCCTTGTAGACCGAAAGGATCAGGTCGTTGATCTTCAGGCATTCGGCGGCCATCTGCTCGTCGGTGCAGAAGATGTGCGCATCGTCCTGCGTGAAGCCGCGCACGCGCATCAAACCGTGCAGCGCGCCCGACGGCTCGTAGCGATGGACATTGCCGAATTCGGCGAGCCTGATCGGCAGCTCGCGGTAGGATTTCAGCCCGTGCTTGAAGATCTGGATATGGCCGGGGCAGTTCATCGGCTTCAGCGCGAAGACGCGGTCGTCATCGGTGTCGTCGCCGGCAACCGTTACCTTGAACATGTTGTCGCGATACCAGCCCCAGTGACCGGAGGTTTCCCACAGCGACTTGTCGAGCACCTGCGGCGCATTGACTTCCTGATAATCGCCGGCCAGCCGGCGGCGCATATAGGCGACCAGCGTCTGGAATACGCGCCAGCCCTTGCCGTGCCAGAAGACGACGCCGGGACCCTCTTCCTGGAAATGGAAGAGATCCATCTCGCGGCCGAGGCGGCGATGATCGCGCTTTTCGGCTTCGGCAAGCATATGCAGGTAGTTGTCGAGTTCCGACTGTTCGGCGAAGGCCGTGCCGTAGATGCGGCTCAGCATCGGATTGTTGCTGTCGCCGCGCCAATAGGCGCCGGCTACCTTCAAGAGCTTGAAGGCGGAACCGATCTGGCCGGTCGAGGCCATGTGCGGGCCGCGGCAGAGGTCGAACCAGTCGCCCTGGTAATAGATCTTGAGATCCTGCCCTTCCGGGATCGCATCGACGAGTTCGACCTTGTACTGCTCGCCCTTGTCGGCGAAGACCTGTTTCGCCTTCTCGCGCGACCAGACCTGCTTGGTGAAGGCGGCGTTGCGGGCGATGATCTCCTTCATCTTCTTTTCGATCTTCGGCAGATCGTCGAGTGTGAAAGGCTCGTTCTTGGCGAAGTCGTAATAGAAACCGTTTTCGATGACCGGGCCGATCGTCACCTGGGTGCCGGGCCACAGCTCCTGCACCGCTTCGGCCATGACATGCGCCGCGTCGTGGCGGATGAGTTCGAGCGCGCGGTCGTCATTGCGGGTGATGATCTCGATCCTGCCTGTTGTCACGGGATCGGAAAGGTCGCGCACGGTGCCGTCGATTGCAACGGCGACCGCCTTCTTGGCGAGCGACTTGGAAATGGATTCGGCGACATCCCGGCCGGTTGCGCCGGCATCATAGCCGCGCACGGAACCATCGGGAAATGTCAGGGAAATAGCTTGGGACATCGAAATTCTCCTTGTCCAGTCCCGCCAACGAATGCGGGTGGTTGACATGAAAGCGCCTCCGCGGAGCTGAATGCGCAGCCGCCTGATAGCCAGATTTCCTGTCTGAGTAAAGAAAAAGCGGGGGTTATATAATCATTTGAGTCAGCCCGCGCACGGTGTTCCAGTTGCGCATCGTACCGACGCCGAGCCGCTTGGTCGTCAGCGCCGAAAGCAGCTTGGATTGGCTCGGCTTGCCGGCGAAATCGATCCAGAGATCGCCGCCGACGACGGCGATGCGCTGTCCCTCCGTCATCAGCGGTTTCAGTGCCTCCACCTTCTTGGGATCGACCGGCAGACGCATTACCCGGACGATGACCTGGTCGCCATTGCCGTCCTTGAAGGGATTGGTGCTGCAAAGCGCCATCCAGGTGCAGTCGCTGCGCACGATAATATCGACATGTTTGCCGAACTTTTCTTCAAAAGCCTCCTCCAGATGGGTCTCGATTTCGTGCGGCCGCATTTCGTCGGCCTCGAAGACAAGATTGCCTGTGGAAACCAGCGTGCGCGGCTCGCGATAACCGAGCTCTTCGGCAAGTGCGCGCAAATCCTGCATGATGACGCGGCGGTCGGGCGTCAGGACAATGCTGTGCAGCAGGGCGATGAAGGTGCTCATGGCGCTCACCCTTTCTTCCGCCCGAGGGCGAGATAGCGCCAAGGCGTCCACCAGCGGAAGCTGTCGCCGAGCATCTCCGGCACCTGGTCGAGGCCGCTGGTGCCGCCCGGGCCGCAGCGGCCGACGCGAAACAGCGTCATCCAGCCGCCGGCCCAGAGGCCGTGGCGGGCGATCGACTCGTAGCCGTATTCGGAGCAGGTCGGGATATGGCGGCAGGAATTGCCGACAAAGCCGGAAAGCGTCAGCTGGTAGAGGCGGATCAGCCCCATGCCGAGCAGGCGGTCGGGCGTCTTCCGGAACGGACCGGTATAGTTGCGGGAAGTGCGTGCGGCCTTTTCGCGCGGCTTGTCCGATCCGGCGGCGGCGCCGTCGTCCTCATCATCGGCCTGCCGAACGCAGAACTCGCACATGTCAGTTACGCCTCGACAACTTCCGCCCGTTTCGCCTCGATCTGCCCGATCGCATCGACGACGGCATCGAAGGTCAGCATCGTCGAGGCATGGCGGGCCTTGTAGTCCCGCACCGGCAGCAGATAGCGCATGTCTTCGAATCGTCCACGAGGCCCCGCCCCGTCCGCTTTCAACATGGCGAGCATGTCCTGGCGGGCCTGGCGCAATTCGTCCGACGTGGCGCCGACCACATGGCGGGCCATGATAGAGGACGAGGCCTGGCCGAGCGCGCAGGCCTTCACGTCATGGGCAAAACCGGTCACGGTGTCGCCATCCATTTTCAGCCAGATCCGCACCTTCGAGCCGCAGAGCTTCGAATGGGCCTGGGCGCTGGCATCGGCATCATCAAGCGTGCCGGTCAGCGGAATATTGCCGGCGAATTCGAGGATTTTGCTGTTGTAGATATCGTCCATGCTGGATTTCCGCTCCAAAATCACTGCGGATCGGCCTCTCTGGGAGCGTTATTGTCGTCAAAACAAAAAACACACCGTGTCGTGTGAGGATACTTACATATAATGGCCGTCTTCCTATATGTATGTCGTTCGAAGGCCATGAAAATGCAATGGCCTGGTGTAAGTTTGATTGGGAAACCGTGCCGGACGGGCGTTGAAATTGCCCTGAAAGCCCCGGAGCCTGCCAAAGGTGCATGAATTCCCGCATGGGATTGACCAGTGGCGATTCCGACAGATGGGTCCGCGGTGCGGACCAGGAGACCATTGTTCATGGACGCCATCGTAAAGAATTTTCCGCAGACGAACCGCGACTCGGATCGCCCCTCCCAGCAGGAGGCCGAGGAAGCCGTTCGCGTTCTGCTGCGCTGGGCCGGTGACGACCCGACACGTGAAGGCCTGCTCGAAACGCCGGCCCGCGTCGTCAAATCGTACCGCGAGCTTTTTTCCGGTTACGACATGGCGGCGGAAGACGTGCTCGGCCGCACCTTCGAGGAGGTCGCCGGTTACGACGACATGGTCCTCGTCAAGGATATTCCGTTCTACTCGCATTGCGAACACCACATGGTGCCGATCATCGGCAAGGCCCACGTTGCCTACATGCCTGACGGGCGTGTGCTCGGCCTGTCGAAGATTGCCCGTGTTGTCGAGATCTATGGCCGCCGCCTGCAGACGCAGGAAACGATGACCGCGCAGATCGCCCGCGCGATCGACGATACGCTTAATCCGCGCGGTGTCGCCGTGTTGATCGAGGCCGAACATATGTGCATGGCGATGCGCGGCGTTCAGAAGCAGGGCTCGACCACGTTGACGACGACGTTTACGGGAACGTTCAAGACTGAGCCGGCCGATCAGGCCCGCTTCATGACCATGGTGCGGAGCCGCTGATACCGGCTCCCTCAGGAGGGCCGCGATGAGTCAACTGATCTTCAATCAACCATCCGAGGACAAGTCGGCGTTGGAAGACGCCGGCGATTTCACGCCGCGTTTCGACGACCGCGGCCTGATCACCGCGATCGTCACCGACGCCGGCGACGGCGAGCTGCTGATGGTGGCGCATATGAATGCCCAGGCGCTGGCGCTGACCATTCAGACCGGCACGGCGCACTATTTCAGCCGTTCGCGCGGCAAGCTCTGGAAGAAGGGCGAGACCTCGGGCAATCTCCAGACGGTGAAGGAAATCCGCACCGATTGTGATCAGGACGCCATCTGGCTGAAGGTCGAGGTCGCTGGCCACGACGCCACCTGTCACACCGGCCGCCGCTCCTGCTTCTACCGGACGATCACGCTTCGAGACGGAAAGCCGATGCTTGATATCGTTGACGATGAGCTTCATTTCGATCCGCAGGATGTCTACGGAAAATAGCCTGATTTTCCTGTCATTTGCTCCTTATTGCGCCAGAAACCGCTTCTCTATACCATTTGGAAACTGAACGGGCACACTATCAAAAATCAAGTGTTCTGCTGGGAGGGGAGAGCGCCATGCTGAGCTGGAGTCTGCATCGTCAAAGCTCTGAAGGCGAGGGTTCCGATTCCGGCATGTCGACCACGCTCGATATGCTCCCGCCTCCTGCGCCTCAAAAGAAAATCAAGATCGCGCTGGCACTCGGCGGCGGCGCTGCCCGCGGCTGGGCCCATATCGGCGTGCTGCGCGCCCTCGACGAGGCAAAGGTCGAGATCGGCATGATTGCCGGCACCTCGATAGGCGCGCTGGTCGGTGGCTGCTATCTCGCCGGCAAGCTTGATGAACTCGAAAGTTTCGCGCGCTCGCTGACGATGCGCCGCATCGCAAGTCTCCT
The Rhizobium leguminosarum DNA segment above includes these coding regions:
- a CDS encoding AI-2E family transporter, giving the protein MGVFDRQKSNHEPRWLGSSAQTRTPLIPSISAARWLLVLVVAAGVYFFYGFLVPVLAALVIGFASWPLYRKLLARVGGNTTIAATIAIILIITFLVIPIGLAVTYTTGEVRTWVAWAIHANRAGAPTPNWIVALPWAGAYLDEVWTKYIGSPGALGEVIQAVSGANIGNIYRAVLAAGGGAFHLLLTLLFMLIALFFVYRDGFSFSKQIDMLGERILPNRWERISRVVPATISSTVMGMTLIAIGEGIVLGLAYWIAGVPSPVTLGVLTGVMALIPGGAPLSFTLVSVYLLASGSHVAGISLFVWGTVELFIVDKTLRPKLVGGPIKLPFLPTFFGLVGGVKTMGFLGLFIGPVLMALIVAIWREWIHEARNADKSEAGPQIIIDEQAPPPVPGSPKTMPRVAEG
- the thrS gene encoding threonine--tRNA ligase → MSQAISLTFPDGSVRGYDAGATGRDVAESISKSLAKKAVAVAIDGTVRDLSDPVTTGRIEIITRNDDRALELIRHDAAHVMAEAVQELWPGTQVTIGPVIENGFYYDFAKNEPFTLDDLPKIEKKMKEIIARNAAFTKQVWSREKAKQVFADKGEQYKVELVDAIPEGQDLKIYYQGDWFDLCRGPHMASTGQIGSAFKLLKVAGAYWRGDSNNPMLSRIYGTAFAEQSELDNYLHMLAEAEKRDHRRLGREMDLFHFQEEGPGVVFWHGKGWRVFQTLVAYMRRRLAGDYQEVNAPQVLDKSLWETSGHWGWYRDNMFKVTVAGDDTDDDRVFALKPMNCPGHIQIFKHGLKSYRELPIRLAEFGNVHRYEPSGALHGLMRVRGFTQDDAHIFCTDEQMAAECLKINDLILSVYKDFGFDEVTIKLSTRPEKRVGSDELWDRAESVMMGVLETIQQQSNNIKTGIVPGEGAFYGPKFEYTLKDAIGREWQCGTTQVDFNLPERFGAFYIDSNSEKTQPVMIHRAICGSMERFLGILIENFAGHMPLWVSPLQVVVATITSEADAYGLEVAEALREAGLNVETDFRNEKINYKIREHSVTKVPVIIVCGRKEAEERTVNIRRLGSQDQVSMGLDAAVESLTLEATPPDIRRKAEAKKAKAA
- a CDS encoding flavin reductase family protein, translated to MFYTTDSNRHGLAHDPFKAIVSPRPIGWIGSKGRDGSINLAPYSFFNAVADRPKLVMFSSGGRKHSQRNAAETGVFTCNFVSRDLAEKMNLSSAALPYGDSEFDFAGLTAKPAELIDAPYVGEAFAVLECRVTEIIEPKTLSGEPSENVLVFGEVVGIRIDEAIVRDGRLDMSIARPLARMGYMDYSEGSDVFEMIRPKPQQG
- a CDS encoding nitroreductase family protein gives rise to the protein MKSDIKLIDYLAVRRSIPAFQMCEPGPEKAEIEEILRLASRVPDHGKIAPWRFIVYRGEQRVRLGEELLALALQTKPDLSEEMIQVERSRFTRAPVVVAVVSKAGPHIKIPEWEQLMSAGALCFNVILAANANGYVANWLTEWFAYDERAHPLLGVGPDEKVAGFIHIGSTTFPASERPRPELADTVTWVGGDD
- a CDS encoding esterase-like activity of phytase family protein, coding for MTKRFLAVAAFVLLSSTVTASTTDIGATDIGATFKTACPFGDCAAGISLSYLGEFVIPTGHMENGVEFGGISGLDFDAATGHYIAISDDRSERGPARFYELDVDLDASGLKGVSVVKQVTLKDKNGEPFAARTVDPESIRLGKDGIYWGSEGDGKALLAPFVRVASPDGSFVREFKLPEGFAPTADKSTGIRDNLAFEDLAIAPSGDVFVGVEAALYQDGPKSSLTSGSLSRIVRYDGTTSEPKAEYVYPVSPIPQAATKADGGNDNGMSEILALDDHRLLAVERSYAQGFGNSIKIMMMDLADATDVSAIASLAKNDQRVAPVRKSQFLDLRAIGIVPDNIEAMSLGNAKDGTDVLILGSDNNFSASQKTQFYAFKVLSRPQQ
- a CDS encoding GNAT family N-acetyltransferase, which translates into the protein MSVTITLEPPRQEGIIRLLDLSDAYAQSLYPAESNHLVDLSVLEKPSVSFLVARNGDAIVGCCALVEAGDGTAEIKRMFVDPEARGLRIASGLMNALEAIAGEKGLTAIRLETGIYQPEAIALYRKYGYRDIEPFGSYLPDPLSLFMEKRLG
- a CDS encoding DUF2336 domain-containing protein, which codes for MLGRRVIVEAFLRWIETAKTGDRARAANALGRAYLQSEMSVDERAAAEMAMSFLLDDPSPRVRLALAEAIAWSPDAPRNLILSLAEDQPEVACHAVTCSPLLSDADLVDLAARGNGATRMLIAARAHVTRPVSAALAEVGDEEELLCLLENDGAVISSLSLKRIAERLGDCCDIRNLLLDRSDLPADARQLLTQHVSNALIGLPLAQAAIGLQRLQRISREATEAAIVSIAGDIAPREIPDLVQHLRLNGRLTPSFLMHALCAGKVDFFAGAIVDLTACSERRVRSILATGRMHAVRALYESAGLPRDISVIFVEATMLWRDAARKAPGSVLGNVCGRLLEKFRHHDAHGAIGELLDMVEKLHVNEQRQSARVYAALAAA